A stretch of Piscirickettsia litoralis DNA encodes these proteins:
- a CDS encoding coiled-coil domain-containing protein encodes MISMEKKQHGNVRLDDATLQQACFAIHQRGERVTNQRVKDELGGKGSARRIGEIVRWFNSKGIHQVNRSQQVEHVLTQNDQPKVIASSGAITQIVAGLESALTDREQQLEGEFSERQQALEEEYQQRFVELEKQQGQVQSERELMKNEIEHLRQMDAGKSRAIEEYVNQLRVLEQKRTQAEAQMHALIEKQNQKEADTIQLENDLAMEKQRQSQLMTTISAALDEKYVDKIVLLESNIKLLEKRLEDANDSYESDTAMWMNKYDAARTERDTLKEKHGVLREKYFKLEDEMRSNRSALTEQSLDNKALKQNQVKQGKLLQALTSKDQKLKQLIKANKLLLRKVNQLATK; translated from the coding sequence ATGATCTCTATGGAAAAAAAGCAACATGGTAATGTGCGTCTTGATGATGCAACTTTACAGCAAGCCTGTTTTGCCATTCATCAACGCGGTGAGCGTGTCACCAACCAGCGAGTCAAAGATGAGCTGGGCGGTAAAGGCTCCGCTCGTCGCATTGGTGAAATAGTGCGTTGGTTTAATAGCAAAGGCATCCACCAAGTCAATCGCAGCCAGCAGGTAGAGCATGTTCTTACTCAAAATGATCAACCGAAAGTCATCGCTTCTTCTGGTGCTATTACTCAAATTGTTGCAGGCTTAGAATCAGCACTCACAGACCGCGAGCAACAGCTTGAAGGCGAATTTTCCGAGCGCCAGCAAGCATTGGAAGAAGAATATCAACAGCGTTTTGTTGAACTCGAAAAACAACAAGGGCAAGTGCAGTCAGAACGTGAGTTAATGAAAAATGAAATTGAGCATTTACGCCAAATGGACGCAGGTAAAAGTCGCGCCATTGAGGAGTATGTGAATCAGCTTAGAGTCTTAGAGCAAAAACGCACTCAGGCTGAAGCGCAGATGCACGCTTTGATAGAAAAACAAAATCAAAAAGAAGCCGATACAATTCAACTTGAAAATGATCTGGCAATGGAAAAACAGCGCCAGAGTCAATTAATGACCACCATTAGCGCCGCTTTAGATGAAAAATATGTCGATAAAATTGTATTGTTGGAATCGAATATTAAGCTTTTAGAAAAGCGGTTGGAAGATGCCAATGACTCCTATGAATCCGATACTGCCATGTGGATGAATAAATATGATGCTGCACGGACTGAGCGAGATACCCTCAAAGAAAAGCATGGTGTGCTGCGCGAAAAATACTTCAAGCTTGAAGATGAAATGCGATCAAATCGCAGCGCACTGACTGAACAGAGTTTAGATAACAAAGCCCTAAAACAAAACCAAGTGAAACAAGGCAAATTGTTGCAAGCACTAACAAGTAAAGATCAAAAACTCAAACAACTTATTAAAGCAAATAAGTTATTGCTGCGTAAAGTTAATCAATTAGCTACGAAATAA
- a CDS encoding tyrosine-type recombinase/integrase encodes MGFKSFSDSMQVKAVLFSIKRHDNYQPKQAKPLLKAEFEQLLSVIDTQSLAGIRDLALLSWLWFGAFRKSEIVAAKVEDLESVAGKGMLLNLGRNKVNQTGEKRLQVPMILQPVYPYCPSTLMQLWLERSKIKKGPVFRAIKKGEQLQSKALSSSAVDHILNKYLDLANLTGYTPHSFRAGFLTEAKLAGAPDEKLRQVSQHSSAALERYIRPVELLDHPAAAYII; translated from the coding sequence ATGGGCTTTAAGTCCTTCAGTGACTCCATGCAGGTTAAGGCTGTGTTGTTTTCCATCAAACGTCATGATAATTACCAGCCTAAGCAGGCTAAACCTTTATTAAAAGCAGAGTTTGAGCAATTGTTGTCAGTCATTGATACACAGTCACTGGCCGGAATACGCGATTTAGCCTTATTGTCATGGCTATGGTTTGGAGCTTTTAGAAAGTCCGAGATTGTTGCTGCAAAGGTGGAAGATTTAGAAAGTGTGGCAGGGAAGGGGATGTTGCTTAATTTAGGGCGCAATAAAGTGAATCAAACAGGTGAGAAACGCTTGCAGGTGCCAATGATACTGCAACCGGTCTATCCATATTGCCCGAGTACATTGATGCAGTTGTGGTTGGAGCGCAGCAAAATTAAAAAAGGCCCAGTGTTTAGAGCAATCAAAAAAGGGGAGCAATTACAAAGCAAGGCTCTATCCAGCAGTGCTGTTGACCATATCCTCAACAAATACCTCGATCTTGCAAACTTGACAGGCTATACGCCACACAGCTTTAGAGCAGGATTCTTGACGGAAGCTAAGCTTGCAGGTGCGCCTGATGAAAAGCTCAGGCAAGTCAGTCAACATAGTTCTGCGGCGTTGGAGCGGTATATCCGACCTGTGGAGTTACTTGATCATCCTGCGGCAGCATACATTATTTAA
- a CDS encoding DUF2971 domain-containing protein, protein MKDSYEKSHNLYKYLDVEGARKTLIGQSFLYSVPEEFNDPFDCDLKIPMTGEANDLKIFSNQISKWLSGQSSPFNNPSDSEMKTHICNEWQRLRNLNRKERLKELSSNKKTVEAKWINYLKKMISSQLEHYQTMSKRGRVLCLSSCNDNILMWSHYADHHKGIVIEVQPTSKVPNLISLAQRVSYENEFPKPLSYKKFAESWLTWDEKVIAKSSENLYKSFVLTKSNDWGYENEWRIIHSLREEDDSRCGAVLIPFKSEVIKSVYFGCRTSDLDKKSIKLILNQMHPHVKMYEMQKSESNFSLIPKIVNCTVAAVA, encoded by the coding sequence ATGAAGGATTCTTATGAAAAATCACATAACCTTTATAAATATCTTGATGTTGAAGGGGCACGTAAAACGCTAATTGGTCAATCATTTTTATATAGTGTTCCAGAAGAGTTTAATGACCCTTTTGACTGTGATCTAAAAATTCCGATGACGGGTGAGGCAAATGACTTAAAGATATTTAGCAATCAAATTTCTAAATGGTTGTCAGGTCAATCATCCCCATTCAATAATCCATCCGATAGTGAAATGAAGACACACATTTGTAATGAATGGCAAAGACTGAGAAACCTAAACAGAAAAGAAAGATTAAAGGAGTTAAGCAGTAATAAAAAAACTGTTGAAGCTAAATGGATTAATTATTTAAAAAAGATGATTAGTTCACAATTAGAGCATTATCAGACTATGTCCAAGAGGGGAAGAGTTCTCTGCTTGTCATCCTGTAATGACAATATACTTATGTGGTCACACTACGCTGATCACCATAAAGGAATAGTAATAGAAGTTCAACCTACTTCTAAAGTTCCTAATCTTATATCATTAGCTCAAAGAGTCAGTTATGAAAATGAGTTTCCTAAGCCACTTTCGTACAAAAAATTTGCTGAAAGTTGGCTCACTTGGGATGAGAAAGTAATAGCCAAGAGCAGTGAGAATCTCTACAAGAGCTTTGTATTAACAAAGTCAAATGATTGGGGGTATGAGAACGAGTGGCGAATTATACATTCTTTACGCGAAGAAGACGATAGTAGGTGTGGCGCGGTTCTTATTCCATTTAAGTCAGAAGTTATTAAATCTGTATATTTTGGGTGTCGAACAAGCGATCTTGACAAGAAGAGTATAAAATTAATACTGAATCAAATGCACCCTCACGTAAAAATGTATGAAATGCAAAAAAGTGAAAGTAATTTTTCTCTTATACCAAAAATTGTTAACTGTACTGTTGCTGCGGTTGCTTGA
- a CDS encoding conjugal transfer protein TraH has protein sequence MFRRTKIILLILACNIPLLSHGEGLQDQLNSVFNGMSNVNQPGAYESERRGVIFGGQIEAKTKIMNADLVSMLPPSFKGGCGGVDLFGGSLSYINKDQLVQLLRTVAANAKGYAFQLALQNVCPSCSTWIENFQKKIQALNQYFGNSCQLAQGIMNDTADAMGMKQHNNASLSSMLDGFNKDFFDSNTNEPKEVIKQKKPDEYKNMIGNIVWKQLKANHVAGWFGKNKDDTLLETIMSVTGTVIIGDLKDGEKGKGKTNPITTLPGNKVTLADMIDGSGSKKLTIYSCDSDKDECLNAGTKSGGLKEIKINSLRHEIIKMLAGVNNNDGIIFKLHNEIKLTQIEMNFMSNLPSGIGAFIRNLSIQAPDAANVFAIESASSIALELTYSLMRDLLKAGQTALANSKSEYLKKAQEVLDQSSKNLENEYLNLSRQYGSLVTLIKDYNQIIINIQKVNYHLSDLKSRG, from the coding sequence ATGTTTAGACGAACAAAAATCATATTGCTGATACTCGCCTGCAATATCCCACTGCTTAGTCATGGCGAGGGATTGCAAGATCAACTCAACAGTGTTTTTAATGGCATGTCAAATGTCAATCAGCCCGGTGCTTATGAAAGTGAAAGGCGCGGTGTAATTTTTGGTGGTCAGATAGAAGCTAAAACTAAAATTATGAACGCAGACCTAGTTTCTATGCTGCCTCCCTCGTTTAAAGGTGGTTGTGGAGGTGTCGATCTTTTTGGTGGCTCCCTTTCATATATCAATAAAGACCAACTTGTTCAGCTATTGAGAACTGTCGCGGCCAATGCAAAAGGCTATGCGTTTCAACTGGCACTCCAAAACGTTTGTCCATCATGCTCAACGTGGATAGAGAATTTTCAGAAAAAAATACAAGCCCTCAATCAGTATTTTGGTAATTCATGCCAACTTGCACAAGGCATCATGAATGATACTGCGGATGCAATGGGCATGAAACAACATAACAATGCTTCCCTTTCTAGCATGTTAGATGGTTTCAATAAGGACTTTTTTGACTCAAATACAAATGAACCAAAAGAGGTCATTAAGCAGAAAAAGCCTGACGAATATAAGAACATGATTGGCAATATTGTGTGGAAGCAACTAAAAGCAAACCATGTTGCAGGTTGGTTTGGTAAAAATAAAGACGACACATTACTTGAAACAATAATGTCGGTTACAGGTACAGTTATTATCGGTGATTTAAAAGATGGAGAAAAAGGTAAAGGAAAAACAAATCCAATTACAACCCTACCCGGCAATAAAGTAACTCTAGCAGACATGATTGATGGTAGTGGCTCCAAAAAGCTAACGATCTACTCTTGTGATTCTGATAAAGACGAATGCTTAAATGCAGGGACTAAAAGTGGTGGTTTGAAAGAAATTAAAATAAACAGCCTGCGTCATGAAATTATCAAAATGTTAGCAGGCGTGAATAATAATGACGGCATCATTTTCAAGCTTCATAACGAGATTAAACTTACTCAAATAGAAATGAATTTCATGTCCAACCTGCCTTCAGGGATTGGTGCCTTTATTCGTAATTTATCAATCCAAGCCCCTGATGCTGCCAATGTGTTTGCCATCGAGTCCGCTTCATCTATTGCGCTCGAACTTACTTATAGTTTGATGAGAGATTTACTGAAGGCTGGGCAAACAGCTTTAGCAAATAGCAAAAGTGAATACCTGAAAAAAGCACAGGAGGTTTTAGATCAGTCTTCTAAAAATCTTGAAAATGAATATCTAAATCTTAGTCGTCAATATGGTTCTCTAGTCACTCTCATCAAGGACTACAACCAAATCATTATTAACATTCAAAAAGTAAATTATCACCTTAGTGATTTAAAAAGTAGAGGATAA
- a CDS encoding conjugal transfer protein TraG N-terminal domain-containing protein — protein MAIEFTVYSIGNVNFLAEVMGAVKMLTGNGEFKKIMMIGFLLSALFTGIQAIANGGKFDFPQLVLGWVLYSCAFWPTATVHIESTYNGAARSVDNMPVGIAAPASIISSIGYKITELFETAYSRPTSITQNTFAAPLSILVDVRRMMTSPQIIMAMNTAISSKGGSDIERSWKNYISECTLNKVDLGQDTLQHMYSETALQAAHYDSYNLGTRLYLDPNGKPQDVTCEQAYKMLTSGNASITRLMNDTNVKGALASVVHDPNAFNTLDEALNTMTSGAQSAQQFMLDSFIDLMWGPAAIKRYQDFQGFNQAEMLHQSLMQRDTQWAAQSNLFVSAMQPLMTFFEGLSYAITPFVAFMLVFGMAGLQFAKRYVQTLIWIQLWMPIMSIINLFLVMVSSGEMSSIPVLTSMSGLSSMDSILSHWISVGGLLISATPAISLSLVYGGSVAATNLSGKISAGDTINEKIMTPDLMQPQAANIPDVAYHQNRYSGPSLSGAPTASLDMSKSFGESVSRAQTQSAQATESFGQQLSRGFQSAYQHNNASAFSERVGKTISGSHSHSAGVANSITDSVMKQFSINKSHRNEVAGAVALDLSGSAGANLFKAIGAKASIHGSGSKSSTDTANQMAQFVNAKGKDLGFSQKDSAELLQNIAHGTVQDKSDSFSKSMGSSEAKSLQRSAQKVNSKTDALSRAKTQQSQYGSSFKVDLDQAAGWVQSQGKQYELGESYRALVGSGDVQEDDKRNAMATFAPYYTSQSQLQNMAEMRAMSYSPKGREALQNILFGGSKSLEVDTSKPQQELKGIKPSKDLSEAENIKGNVEDNLNKPINGDAVKEQYGKWESGVENSWKSQRAEAAKERLKENAPQLLRKSYETPSLASRLLSSDDKTRAGHNSIANKHNAERDALFAGFHGNKQAFDKLMTDAQSPEKRTAMMEQIKNDDQAFTEKYGVIGSIGKGVENAGRTIAGAALSGYDYAEKFITGHHSDLGKATQGMSWQEKGAFLTAAATTVNKAGGEAVQQFWSQNEGEYKGTIAQMAQNEYGLTKDQSTIFAENYSSNPNQANINTAMNNMKKDYDNKDFLPNNTAESLKKVISDSSKMGDQAGAWLAGVSTFNSDYNDTKEH, from the coding sequence ATGGCTATAGAATTTACTGTTTACTCCATTGGCAATGTAAATTTTCTTGCAGAGGTAATGGGAGCGGTGAAAATGCTCACAGGTAATGGTGAGTTTAAAAAAATCATGATGATTGGGTTTCTACTATCTGCCTTATTCACCGGCATACAAGCGATTGCTAATGGAGGGAAGTTTGACTTTCCACAGCTTGTTTTAGGATGGGTTCTTTACTCTTGCGCCTTTTGGCCAACAGCAACAGTTCATATAGAAAGTACCTACAACGGTGCCGCAAGATCAGTTGATAACATGCCTGTAGGTATTGCTGCTCCTGCATCAATTATCTCATCCATCGGTTACAAAATAACAGAGCTTTTTGAAACCGCTTATTCACGGCCTACGAGCATCACTCAAAATACTTTCGCCGCACCACTTAGTATTTTAGTTGACGTTAGGCGCATGATGACCAGCCCACAAATTATTATGGCAATGAACACAGCTATCAGTAGCAAAGGAGGCTCTGATATAGAACGTTCTTGGAAAAACTATATTAGTGAATGTACTTTAAATAAAGTCGATCTGGGACAAGATACACTTCAACACATGTACTCTGAAACAGCTCTACAAGCTGCACACTATGACTCTTATAATTTAGGTACACGCTTATATCTTGACCCTAATGGCAAGCCTCAAGATGTTACTTGTGAGCAAGCCTATAAAATGCTTACGTCAGGTAATGCAAGTATCACCCGGTTAATGAATGATACGAATGTTAAAGGGGCACTCGCTTCAGTTGTCCATGACCCTAATGCATTTAACACATTAGATGAGGCTTTAAATACGATGACTTCAGGTGCTCAAAGTGCACAACAGTTCATGCTTGATTCTTTCATTGATTTAATGTGGGGGCCTGCCGCAATAAAACGCTACCAAGATTTTCAAGGCTTTAATCAAGCAGAAATGCTTCACCAATCACTCATGCAACGAGATACACAGTGGGCGGCGCAAAGCAACTTATTTGTATCTGCGATGCAACCACTGATGACTTTCTTTGAGGGATTAAGTTATGCAATCACACCCTTTGTCGCCTTTATGCTTGTTTTCGGTATGGCCGGATTACAATTTGCAAAACGGTACGTCCAAACTCTGATTTGGATACAGCTATGGATGCCTATTATGTCCATCATCAATTTATTCTTAGTGATGGTGTCTTCAGGAGAAATGTCATCTATACCCGTACTAACCTCTATGAGTGGTTTATCTTCTATGGATAGCATTTTATCTCACTGGATTTCAGTCGGCGGACTATTAATCAGTGCAACCCCTGCAATTAGTTTGAGTCTGGTTTATGGTGGCTCCGTTGCCGCAACTAACTTATCAGGAAAAATATCGGCTGGTGACACTATCAATGAAAAAATAATGACCCCTGATCTAATGCAGCCTCAAGCGGCAAATATTCCAGATGTTGCTTATCATCAAAATAGATATTCAGGCCCAAGCCTCTCAGGAGCACCGACAGCTTCGCTTGATATGAGTAAATCTTTTGGTGAGTCGGTTTCAAGGGCACAAACTCAATCAGCACAAGCAACAGAATCTTTTGGGCAGCAACTTAGCCGAGGTTTTCAGTCTGCATATCAGCATAATAATGCTAGTGCGTTTTCTGAGAGAGTTGGAAAAACAATCAGTGGTTCTCATTCTCACAGTGCTGGAGTCGCAAACTCAATAACAGACAGCGTAATGAAACAATTCAGTATAAACAAAAGCCATCGAAATGAAGTTGCTGGCGCTGTTGCTCTTGATTTATCTGGAAGCGCTGGAGCAAATCTTTTTAAAGCAATTGGTGCTAAAGCCTCCATTCACGGAAGTGGCTCAAAAAGTTCAACAGACACTGCCAACCAGATGGCCCAGTTTGTAAATGCAAAAGGGAAAGACCTTGGTTTTTCACAAAAAGACTCTGCTGAGCTTTTACAAAACATTGCTCATGGTACAGTACAGGATAAAAGTGACAGCTTCAGTAAATCGATGGGTTCGTCAGAGGCAAAATCTCTTCAAAGGTCAGCCCAAAAGGTTAATTCAAAAACTGATGCTCTTTCAAGAGCAAAAACTCAACAGAGTCAGTATGGTTCTTCATTTAAGGTCGATTTAGATCAAGCTGCTGGGTGGGTGCAGTCGCAAGGTAAGCAATATGAACTTGGTGAGTCTTATAGAGCACTAGTTGGTTCAGGTGATGTTCAAGAAGACGATAAAAGAAATGCTATGGCGACCTTTGCTCCTTACTATACAAGTCAAAGCCAACTACAAAATATGGCAGAAATGAGAGCAATGTCATATTCGCCTAAAGGTAGAGAAGCCCTTCAAAATATTCTTTTTGGTGGAAGTAAAAGTCTAGAGGTTGATACATCAAAACCACAACAAGAATTAAAGGGTATTAAGCCAAGCAAAGACTTAAGTGAAGCTGAAAACATAAAGGGTAATGTTGAGGATAATCTTAATAAGCCGATCAATGGTGATGCAGTTAAAGAACAATATGGGAAGTGGGAGAGTGGCGTTGAAAATTCATGGAAAAGTCAGCGAGCGGAGGCAGCAAAAGAGCGCCTCAAAGAAAATGCTCCGCAGCTATTAAGGAAGTCTTATGAGACACCCTCATTAGCTTCACGCCTGCTTTCTTCTGATGATAAAACCAGGGCAGGCCATAATTCCATTGCTAATAAACATAATGCTGAAAGAGATGCGTTGTTTGCAGGATTTCATGGGAATAAACAAGCCTTTGACAAGTTGATGACTGATGCTCAATCACCTGAAAAGCGCACAGCAATGATGGAACAAATAAAGAACGATGATCAGGCATTTACCGAAAAGTATGGAGTAATTGGCAGCATAGGAAAGGGAGTTGAAAATGCTGGCCGCACTATTGCTGGCGCAGCATTAAGTGGTTACGACTATGCCGAGAAATTTATCACAGGCCACCATTCTGATCTGGGTAAGGCGACACAAGGAATGTCTTGGCAAGAAAAAGGAGCATTTTTAACTGCCGCCGCTACCACCGTCAATAAGGCAGGAGGAGAAGCAGTACAACAATTTTGGAGTCAAAATGAAGGTGAGTATAAAGGAACAATTGCTCAAATGGCCCAAAATGAATATGGGTTAACAAAAGATCAGTCTACTATTTTTGCTGAGAATTATAGCTCAAATCCTAATCAAGCTAACATTAATACAGCAATGAATAATATGAAAAAGGATTATGACAACAAGGATTTCTTGCCTAATAACACAGCCGAGTCGTTAAAAAAAGTCATTTCTGATAGCAGTAAAATGGGAGATCAAGCTGGGGCTTGGCTCGCTGGTGTATCAACTTTTAATAGTGATTATAATGACACGAAAGAGCATTAA
- the traF gene encoding conjugal transfer protein TraF, producing MFYSLKKSCGITLLSSFCLLTFLSLQSSKAENSFYSQQEQGWFWYKSEPKEVKPKRKQHPKTVNNTSLKQPTPTIKTKSSSEAPLSSAWLRKNLPKYLDAAQDNPTLDNVKTYFYLQRIAMDKANRFSDMAQLAVVGNPNLDELSRRPTATFASQEIDKETKKRREHILNLLKKQVGIFFFFRSTCPYCEAESKIIKVMQNEGFKVIPISTDGKPFPNGSFPNYKIDTGQSKNLGIQQVPALFLVSGKGEVAPLGQGLMSYDQITQRMLISARQKNWISQSEFDLTRPLLHMSNNLANKLQGQSVGLKKDESKSSFIPPEELLHYIENHLKERG from the coding sequence ATGTTTTACTCACTAAAGAAAAGCTGTGGAATAACGCTATTAAGTTCATTCTGTTTGCTTACTTTTCTAAGTTTGCAAAGCTCTAAGGCTGAAAATAGCTTTTACTCCCAACAAGAACAAGGTTGGTTTTGGTATAAGTCAGAACCAAAAGAAGTTAAGCCAAAAAGGAAACAACATCCAAAGACAGTAAACAATACCAGCCTTAAGCAACCAACCCCAACAATAAAAACCAAATCAAGCTCCGAAGCGCCTCTCTCTAGCGCATGGCTGCGTAAAAATCTACCGAAGTACCTCGACGCAGCTCAAGATAATCCAACACTAGACAATGTAAAAACTTATTTTTATCTACAACGAATTGCGATGGATAAGGCAAACCGTTTTTCAGATATGGCTCAACTCGCAGTCGTAGGAAACCCGAACCTTGATGAGCTTAGTCGCCGCCCAACGGCCACTTTTGCTTCACAAGAAATCGATAAAGAAACTAAGAAGCGGCGAGAGCATATTTTAAACTTATTGAAGAAGCAAGTTGGTATTTTTTTCTTTTTCCGCTCAACCTGCCCTTATTGTGAAGCTGAATCAAAAATCATTAAGGTGATGCAGAACGAAGGCTTCAAGGTTATTCCTATATCGACAGATGGCAAACCTTTTCCAAACGGCTCATTCCCTAACTATAAAATTGATACTGGACAATCGAAAAATCTAGGCATTCAGCAAGTTCCAGCTTTATTTCTTGTTTCAGGCAAAGGAGAAGTTGCGCCACTTGGTCAAGGCTTAATGAGTTATGACCAAATCACGCAGAGAATGCTTATTTCAGCACGACAGAAGAACTGGATTAGCCAATCAGAGTTTGACTTAACGCGCCCTCTCCTACATATGAGCAACAATTTAGCAAACAAGCTTCAAGGACAAAGTGTGGGACTGAAAAAAGATGAATCAAAATCGAGCTTCATTCCTCCTGAAGAGTTATTGCACTACATCGAAAATCACCTGAAAGAAAGAGGTTAA
- a CDS encoding DUF6880 family protein has translation MPALNRELWTKKLEKISQEKLFDCILSHAEEDKHFKKKLDLLLVSLDPKKLAKKLKTEVTALKRAKKFLGWREASQLSLQIDSLLETIEKDLLEAAPQEAADLLQALIETDRYTFERADDSNGDIGGSYREMVELWGKAWACVEKVDPIKLAETVLTVYLNNSYGVRDEVISSFKHALVPEAVNHLELLVKKLLKSKGNSDDSFALNSALEDIADLRDDVDGYIDLIRQGSSELQPNDIIEISYRLIKAWRSKEAIDYLIGYKNCVDPMHFYQDEINKLLTEAYELEGLTKEAQAVRWQNFERLVNASSFQKYIKHCSATEVIDAKKKAIEYAKAQSLKLTFSFLMEMGEVALVATWVRENINDLENVHYSSLRTLSNQLAQQGYPLEGVICRRTLVDGVLVKVQSKYYKYAVNDLKQAMKFAEDIQEWGNIPSQADYHAKLKEAHKRKVSLWQLVQEAGLKI, from the coding sequence ATGCCAGCACTCAATCGTGAACTCTGGACAAAGAAGCTAGAGAAAATCAGTCAAGAGAAACTGTTTGACTGCATTCTCTCGCATGCAGAAGAAGACAAACACTTTAAAAAGAAACTCGATTTACTCTTAGTCAGTCTCGACCCCAAGAAACTGGCGAAAAAATTAAAAACAGAAGTCACTGCACTCAAGCGTGCTAAAAAGTTTTTGGGTTGGCGCGAAGCTTCACAACTCTCACTACAAATAGACTCCTTGCTAGAAACTATTGAGAAAGACTTATTAGAAGCCGCCCCTCAAGAAGCGGCTGATTTACTACAAGCCTTAATCGAGACTGATCGTTATACCTTTGAGCGAGCTGACGATTCAAATGGTGATATTGGTGGCAGCTATCGAGAAATGGTTGAGCTTTGGGGCAAAGCCTGGGCTTGTGTTGAAAAAGTAGACCCAATCAAACTAGCTGAAACTGTGCTCACGGTTTATTTAAATAATAGTTATGGTGTGCGTGATGAAGTGATCAGCAGCTTTAAGCATGCACTTGTGCCCGAAGCGGTCAATCATCTAGAACTGCTTGTAAAAAAATTATTAAAGAGCAAAGGCAACTCTGACGATTCTTTTGCACTTAACAGCGCACTAGAAGATATCGCGGATTTACGTGATGATGTCGATGGATACATTGATCTAATTCGTCAAGGAAGCTCCGAGCTTCAGCCAAATGATATTATAGAAATTTCCTACCGACTGATCAAAGCATGGCGCTCTAAAGAAGCGATTGACTATCTTATAGGTTATAAAAACTGTGTTGACCCTATGCACTTCTATCAAGATGAGATTAATAAACTACTAACTGAGGCGTATGAGTTAGAAGGTTTAACCAAAGAAGCTCAAGCAGTACGCTGGCAAAATTTTGAACGCTTAGTTAATGCCAGCAGCTTTCAAAAGTATATTAAACATTGTTCAGCCACTGAAGTTATCGATGCAAAGAAAAAAGCTATAGAGTATGCGAAAGCGCAATCACTTAAACTGACTTTTAGCTTTCTAATGGAAATGGGAGAGGTTGCTCTTGTTGCAACCTGGGTGCGAGAGAACATCAATGACCTTGAGAATGTGCACTACTCTTCTTTACGCACACTCTCAAATCAATTAGCTCAGCAAGGTTATCCACTGGAAGGAGTCATTTGCCGCCGTACTCTTGTTGATGGTGTTCTCGTAAAAGTGCAATCCAAGTATTACAAGTATGCAGTCAATGATTTAAAACAGGCCATGAAATTTGCAGAAGATATTCAAGAGTGGGGAAACATCCCCTCACAAGCAGATTATCATGCAAAATTAAAAGAAGCGCATAAGCGTAAAGTGTCACTTTGGCAATTAGTTCAAGAGGCTGGCTTAAAAATATAA